GGAGGATTTCGACCTTCTGAAAACCGCCGGCAGACAGGCCGCAAGCTATTTGGCCCAGCTTGAGGCGTCCCAAGCCCTGGCGGTAGCCCGGCAGTTCGAGGCATTCAGCCGCTGTTCCGCGTTCGTGGTGCATGATCTGAAGAACCTGATTGCGCAACTTTCGCTGGTCTTGTCCAACGCGGCGCGTCACAAACAGAACCCGAAGTTTATGGAAGACGTACTGCGTACCGTCGAGAACTCGGTGTCTATGATGCAGCGCCTACTTCTGCAGCTGCGCAGTGGCGGTATGCAGAGCGATGGCGGGCGCTCCATCGACCTTGAACAGGTTGTTTCAGAAGTGGTGCGGGCCAAATCCGCACGCCGCCCCGCTCCCGTCCTGGATCTTCATGGCCATGGGCTGCGCGCCTACGCGGACTACGATCGGCTGACGGCGGTGATTGGGCACGTGATCCAGAACGCCCAGGACGCAACGCCCGCGGATGGCATAATCGAGGTCCGATTGCGCAGGGAGCAGGACATGGCGGTGATCGAGGTGGAGGATGACGGCTGCGGAATGGACGAGGCGTTTGTTCGGGACAGCTTGTTTCGCCCATTCTACAGTACCAAGGGGGAGTCCGGGATGGGCATCGGCGCCTATGAGGTGCAGGAGTATGTAGTGGGGATTGGTGGTACTGTGGAGGTGGCGAGCACCAAGGGCGTCGGCACCACATTCCGCATGCGGTTTCCGGTGACCGCCGATCTCGATGCGAGCGCTGGCCAGTTGCAGATCAACGGATGAGTGAACGATGGCGGCAAGCAGGACCAAGCAGAAGACTTTGATGGTCGTCGAGGATGACCCCGGGCTCCAGGGCCAATTGCGCTGGTGTTTCGATGACTACGAGGTGCTGGTGGCGGGAGACCGCGCAAGCGCATTGGACCTGCTCTCCCACCACCAGCCGCCGGTGGTTACCTTGGATCTCGGGCTCCCGCCCGATGCGGCAGGTACCTCGGAAGGGCTTGCGGCGCTGAAGCAGATTCATGTCAAGGCTCCCGATACCAAGGTCATCGTCGTGACGGGAAACGACGACCGCGAAAACGCGGTGCGCGCGGTTGGGATGGGGGCGTTCGATTTCTATCACAAACCCATAGATCCTGAGATCCTGGGTTTGATTGTCAACCGCGCGTATCGCGTGCACGAGTTGGAGATGGAGAACCGCCGTCTGAGTGAACAGCAGACGGGCGCGCCGCTGGATGGCGTCATTTCCTGCAGTCCCGGGATGCTGGATGTCTGTCGCACGGTCGAGAAGGTGGCGCCGGCGGATGCCACAGCGCTGTTGCTCGGGGAATCGGGAACCGGCAAGGAGCTGATTGCGCGGGCGCTGCATGCCTTGAGCGCACGCAAGGACGGTCCGTTCATCGCGATCAACTGCGCCGCCATTCCGGAAACCCTGCTTGAGAGTGAGTTGTTCGGCTACGAAAAGGGCGCGTTTACCGGCGCGGCCAAGCAGACGGCGGGGAAGATCGAAGGCGCGGACCAGGGCACCCTGTTTCTGGATGAGGTTGGCGACCTTCCGATGTCGTTGCAGGCGAAGCTGCTCCGGTTTCTTCAGGAACGTGTGGTCGAACACCTGGGCGGGCGGCAGGAGATCCCGGTGGATGTGCGGGTGGTATGTGCCACACACCGTGATTTGGCCGCCTTGATCGCTGCCCAGGAGTTCCGCGAGGATCTTTATTACCGGATCAGCGAAATCGCGATCCGTATCCCGCCGCTACGGGATCGCGCCGGCGACGTGCTGATGTTGGCCCGCCACTTCCTGGAACGCTTCGCGCGGCAGGAAGGCCGTGTCCTTGCCGGGTTTTCCGAGGATGCGCTTTCGGCCCTGGAGGTATATCCCTGGCCTGGCAATGTCCGTGAGTTGAAGAACCGGATCAAGCGGGCGGTGATCATGGCGGACGGAAAATATCTGAGTGCGCGCGATCTGGAGCTGGGTGCGCCGGACGGTGCAGCCGCCTCGTTCAAGTTGCGCGAGGTCCGGGAGCACGCGGAACGCCAAGCGGTGCTGCGCGCTTTGGGGCACGTCAGTGGGAAGATTTCGGAGGCGGCGGAGCTGTTGGGAGTCAGTCGGCCGACGCTTTATGACATGATCAGGAAGTTCCGGCTCAAGGTTTAGTTTGGCGTTTCGTGTCCGGCGCAGTTCCCACCTGAATGCAACCCAGCTCGGGTTGGCTCCAAGGCTAGAACCGATCTCAAAATGCATCTCGGTCGCCCATGCGGCGTTGCGGACCCTGCTGCGGTGCTCATTTGCTGGGCGTAAACGGCGCTCCTCGCAGGGCCCGCGCCTTGTCTGAACGCCCGATCTGCGATTTTGAGATAGGTTCTAGTCCCGCGGGTCGCCCGGATGCAGGCCGGAATCCGGGGATTGCTGCGCTGCGTGGGAAGCCGGTCCCCGGATTGCGCTGCGCGCCATCGGGGCTGCGGGTGACGGCAATGGTTGCGGAATTCATGGGCCCAGACGCGCGGGTTCAGTGGGGCTCCGTACGAGCAGCATCTCAGGCCGCTGTCACGCCCCCGCCGCCAAGGCCCGTTGGACCTGGGTCCGGAACTCGCCGGCGTTCATGAAGCCCACCACCCGGTAACCCTTGCGTTCCTTGCCGTCCGGGCCGAAGAACAGGATCGCGGGCGGACCGAGCAGATCGAAGGCATGGGTCAGTTGCTTGTCCTGTGTGTTCCAGGCGGTCACGTCCGCCTGGAGCAACACGGTATTACCCAATGCCTGCTGCACATTGGGATCCGAGAAGGTGTACTTCTCCATCTCCTTGCAGGAGATGCACCAGTCGGCATAGAAGTCCAGCATCACGGGTTTGCCTTGGGCGCTGGCCGCGGCCAGCGCCTGGTGCAGGCCGGCGAGGCCGGTGACCCGCTGGAAGGCGAGGGCCCGCGGCGCCGCGGTATTTCCGCGGCCCGCCGACAGGGATAGGGTTTCCAGCGGACGCAGGGGATCGGTGCCGCCGGTCACCGCGCCCACCATCACCAGGGAGCCGTACAGGAGCAATACGAGACCCAGGCCTTTCCACAGTCGCCGCCAGCCGGATACCCCGGGGGTCAGGGAATCGAGGGCGCCCATATAGATCGCGGAGGTGATCAGCAGTACCGCCCACATCACGAGGATCACCTCGGCGGACAGGACCCGTTCCAGCAGATAGATGGCCACGGCCAGCAGCAGGACACCGAACACCGCCTTTACCGCGTCCATCCACGCCCCCGCCTTCGGGAGCAGCTTGCCTGCGGAGGCGCCGATTACCAGGAGCGGAGCGCCCATGCCCAGGCTGAGGCTGAACAGGGCGAGGCCGCCGAGTACCGCGTCGCCGGTCTGCCCGATGACGATCAGGGCGCCGGCCAGCGGCGCGGCGACGCAGGGCCCGACGATCAGCGCCGACAGCAGGCCCATTACGCCGACGCCCAGCAGGGTGCCCCCGCGCTGACGGTTGCTGACTTCGGTCAGCCGGCTCTGGAAGGCGGAGGGCAGTTGCAGGTTGTAGAACCCGAACATGGATAGGGCAAGCAGCACGAACACCAATGCGAACGCGCCCAGCACCCAGGGATTCTGCAAGGTGGCCTGCAGGTTCTGGCCGAACAGCGCGGCGACTACGCCCGCCACCGTATAGGTGGCCGCCATGGCCAGTACGTACACCAGGGACAGCACAAACGCCCGTCCGGTACCGATGTCCTTGCCTTGGCCTACGATGATCCCCGAGAGGATGGGAACCATCGGGAAGATGCACGGCGTGAAGGCGAGCAACAGGCCGAAGCCGAAGAACGCCGGAAGCGTGATCCACAGACTACCGGTGCGCAGCATCCGCGCGATGCGGTCCTGCGCCGATAGATTCTGGCCGGTGTCGGCGCTACGCGCGCCAGCGGCAACGGGCGCCGACGCTGCGGCCGGTGGCGCGGCGGCAGCGGATACCATGGCGATCGGCAGCGCCAAGGCCACCTGCTTGGTGATCGGGGGATAACAGATTCCGGCGTCCGCGCACCCCTGATAGACCAATTGCAGGGTGATGGTCTGCGGGCGCGAGCCGTCGGCACGCTCAATGGGCAGGCGCGCCTGCACGGCGTGGTAATAGACATCCACGTGTCCGAAGGTCCCGTCGTCCTTCTGTTTGCCGGGGGGTAACGTGACCGTGCCGAGCCGCGTTCCCTGCGGGCTCAGGATGCGGAAGTGGAACTTGTCGCGATACAGATAATACCCGTCGGTGATGCGCCAACGGGCCGTGACGGTGTTCCCGTTCACCACCGTGGTGCTGAGGCGGAAGGCCTGGTCGGCGGGCAGGAATTGAGTGCCGCTCTCCAACCCCAGGCCCTGTCCGAGCCCTGGCAGTGTGTCTGCCGCGAGCGCCGCGGTGGCGGGTGTCAGCAGCAACAGAATGGCGCACAGCAAGGCTTTCATGGGCGGGTCACGGCTCCGGCGATCCAGTCGAGGTAAGGGCGCAGCCCGTCTTTAATTTCGACTGCGATTATTTCTGGTAGTTCATAGGGGTGTAAGGTACGGACTGTGTCCTGCACGGCCTGAAACACCTCTTCCCGGGTTTTGATCACCAGCAGTACCTCTTCATCCTGATGGCGGGTCCCTTCCCAGGCGTAGATCGACAGCAGCCCCGGGACCACGTTCACGCAGGCGGCTTGGCGTTCGTCCACCAAGCGTTGCGCGATCCGCACCGCGGTGTCGCGATCCGGGCAGGTGCACAATACGACGAGATAGCCATCGGACATATTCCAGCTCCGGCCCGGCGCGTTGGCGCCCCCAGGCGAAACAGGGTATCCTCAGTGCACTGACCTGTCATCGGCGGGTCCCGCCCAATCCCGTACCCAGCCCCGTTCCTGTTGAACCATGCGTCCGCTGCCCAGAATGTTCGGCATTCTAATTCTTCTGCTCCCGGTGGCGGAGATCTACGTCCTGATCCAGGTGGGCCGCGCGATCGGCGCGGTGCCCACGGTGTTTCTCGTGGTATTCACCGGGGTCCTCGGGGCCCTGCTCTTGCGGGTCCAGGGCCTGTCCACCCTGGGGCGCGTGCAGGCCAGTTTGGCCCGGGGCGAGGCGCCCGCCCTGGAGATGTTGGAGGGCATGATAGTGGCGGTGGGCGGCGGCCTGTTGCTGATCCCGGGCTTTATCACCGACGCCGTGGGGATCCTGGCCCTGATCCCTCCGGTGCGCCGATTTGTCATCCGCCGGTTCCTGGCCCGCCAGGGCACCGGCCCCTCGGGGCGTACCCCCGACGCGCCCCAGGGGCCGTCCGGTCCCCGGGTGATCGAAGGGGAGTACCGCCGCGAGGACGAGGACCGGCGCCCCCCCAGGGGGCCTTGATCCGCGGCGGTACCCACCCCATCTTGACTCCTGCCGAATCGGGGCTATGATTAGCACTCATTCGAGCAGAGTGCTAATAAGTGCTCTTGGCATGTGGAGCCAAACCGGCTAATCCGAATTAAGTATTTGTTCTTAAGGAGAGTTACACGATGAACATTCGTCCCTTACATGATCGCGTTATCGTCAAACGCATGGAGGAGGAGCGGACGAGCCCGGGCGGCATCGTCATTCCCGATACCGCCGCCGAGAAGCCCATTCAGGGTGAAGTGGTCGCCGTGGGCAAGGGTAAGCTCCTCGAGAGTGGGGACATCCGTCCCCTGGACGTCAAGGCTGGCGATCGGGTGCTGTTCGGGAAGTACTCCGGCACCGAAGTCAAGTTGAACGGCCAGGAAGTGCTCGTGATGCGTGAAGAGGACATCATGGGCATCGTCGAGGTCTGAGGACGGGTCTCGTAACCGGTTCGAAAACGCTTTCTGAAGGGGTAAGGAAAATGAGTGCGAAAGACGTCAGGTTTAGTGATGATGCGCGTCAGCGCATGGT
This genomic interval from Chromatiales bacterium 21-64-14 contains the following:
- a CDS encoding PEP-CTERM-box response regulator transcription factor; translation: MAASRTKQKTLMVVEDDPGLQGQLRWCFDDYEVLVAGDRASALDLLSHHQPPVVTLDLGLPPDAAGTSEGLAALKQIHVKAPDTKVIVVTGNDDRENAVRAVGMGAFDFYHKPIDPEILGLIVNRAYRVHELEMENRRLSEQQTGAPLDGVISCSPGMLDVCRTVEKVAPADATALLLGESGTGKELIARALHALSARKDGPFIAINCAAIPETLLESELFGYEKGAFTGAAKQTAGKIEGADQGTLFLDEVGDLPMSLQAKLLRFLQERVVEHLGGRQEIPVDVRVVCATHRDLAALIAAQEFREDLYYRISEIAIRIPPLRDRAGDVLMLARHFLERFARQEGRVLAGFSEDALSALEVYPWPGNVRELKNRIKRAVIMADGKYLSARDLELGAPDGAAASFKLREVREHAERQAVLRALGHVSGKISEAAELLGVSRPTLYDMIRKFRLKV
- a CDS encoding cytochrome C biogenesis protein, with translation MKALLCAILLLLTPATAALAADTLPGLGQGLGLESGTQFLPADQAFRLSTTVVNGNTVTARWRITDGYYLYRDKFHFRILSPQGTRLGTVTLPPGKQKDDGTFGHVDVYYHAVQARLPIERADGSRPQTITLQLVYQGCADAGICYPPITKQVALALPIAMVSAAAAPPAAASAPVAAGARSADTGQNLSAQDRIARMLRTGSLWITLPAFFGFGLLLAFTPCIFPMVPILSGIIVGQGKDIGTGRAFVLSLVYVLAMAATYTVAGVVAALFGQNLQATLQNPWVLGAFALVFVLLALSMFGFYNLQLPSAFQSRLTEVSNRQRGGTLLGVGVMGLLSALIVGPCVAAPLAGALIVIGQTGDAVLGGLALFSLSLGMGAPLLVIGASAGKLLPKAGAWMDAVKAVFGVLLLAVAIYLLERVLSAEVILVMWAVLLITSAIYMGALDSLTPGVSGWRRLWKGLGLVLLLYGSLVMVGAVTGGTDPLRPLETLSLSAGRGNTAAPRALAFQRVTGLAGLHQALAAASAQGKPVMLDFYADWCISCKEMEKYTFSDPNVQQALGNTVLLQADVTAWNTQDKQLTHAFDLLGPPAILFFGPDGKERKGYRVVGFMNAGEFRTQVQRALAAGA
- a CDS encoding divalent-cation tolerance protein CutA, coding for MSDGYLVVLCTCPDRDTAVRIAQRLVDERQAACVNVVPGLLSIYAWEGTRHQDEEVLLVIKTREEVFQAVQDTVRTLHPYELPEIIAVEIKDGLRPYLDWIAGAVTRP
- a CDS encoding co-chaperone GroES, with the protein product MNIRPLHDRVIVKRMEEERTSPGGIVIPDTAAEKPIQGEVVAVGKGKLLESGDIRPLDVKAGDRVLFGKYSGTEVKLNGQEVLVMREEDIMGIVEV